The sequence below is a genomic window from Myxococcus xanthus.
GCGCGGCAGGTTCGCATGCCACCAGACGACGGGGCCCAGCGTGGCGGCATAGACGGCGGCGGCATCCAGGCGCCGCTCCAGCACAGAGACGCGCGCCTTGCGGCCGTACAGCGCCACCCAGCCGTACTGCTGCCGCACGAAGTGGCTGAGCGCGACATAAGCGAACAGCGTCCAGAACGTGCCCGGCGACACCAGGTGGGCGACCACGCCCGCCATGTAGGCGGCCAGCGGCGCGCCCAGGTAGAGCCCGGGGCGGGTCCGCAGCTCGTCCGGATCCAGATAGGTGCGGAACAGCGTGGACCAGACGTGGGCCACGTCCACGCAGACGACGAAGAGCAGCCATGCCCACAGCGGCGTGCCGTCCGCCACGCCCAGCCAGGGCGCGGCGAGCACGAAAGCCACGGAGACGAGCGCGCTGCCAGCGAAGACGGACAGGTCCACTCCCGGACTGAACAGCCAGCCCTGGGAGGGCGCGAGAAGACGAGGCATCGGGGCCATGAAGCCTACCAGAGTCTCCGCGCCAGGGACTCGGCACCGGGCCCACATCCGGATGCGGTATGAACCGTCCCATGCACGCCGCCGCGCCCACAGAGGCCCCTACGCACGGTGACAGGGTGGGCCTTGAACACGCCGCGGACCTTCCGCTGCCCCCTCCACGCTTCCGGCGCCGGCTGCTGGCGGTGATGCTGCTCGCCGGCTGGGTGCCGCTGGTGCTGCTCGGCGTGCTGGCACAGGCCGCGCTGGAGCGGGTGCTGTCGGTGTCCATCGCCCCGGTGGAGGGCGTGCTGGAAGAGGTCGCCTCGGAGCTGGCGCGGCGGGAGCTGCCGCAAGACTCGCTCAACGAGGCGCGGCTCAACCTCGCGCAGGCGGAGCTGGCGCGACGAGCCCTGGTGCGCCGCGTGCCCGCCTTCATCACCGCGCTGATACTCATATCAGGCGCGGCGCTGACGGTGGCCGCGGTGCTGCTCGGGCGGGCCCTCACGCGTCCGGTGCGCACCCTCACGGAAGGCATGTGGGCCTATGCGCGCGGCGACCTCTCCGTGCGGCTCGCCACCCCCGAGCCTCCACGCGACGAGCTGCAGTTCCTCCTGGGCCAGTTCAACCGCATGGGCCAGGAGCTGCTGTCGCAGCGCGAGCGGCTCAAGTCCGCGGAACAGATTGCCGCCTGGCAGGACGTGGCCCGCGCGCTCGCGCACGAGCTGAAGAACCCCCTCACCGCAATGAAGTTGTCGCTCGCGCGTCTGAACCGGACGGATGCGTCCACGCCCCACGACACCACCCGCATCACCGAGGCCGTGGCCCTCCTCCAGGAGGAAGTAGACCTGTTGATGCGGATGACCCAGAGCTTCTCCACCTTCGCGCGCCTGCCCGCGCCGCGCTTCCAGGACGTGCCCCTGCGCCCGCTGCTGGCCGAGGTGTGCACCCTGTACGCGGGCACGTCCCCCGTGCCCGTGGAGCTTCGGCCTGGCGCGGAGGCTACGCTGCGCGCGGACCCGGATGGCCTGCGTCGCCTCTTCGGCAACCTGGTGAAGAACGCCACCGAGGCCTCTTCCGCCAGCGCCGCGCCAGTCCACGTCACACTGGAGTCGCCGCAGCCGGGCACCGTGTGCGTCACCGTGGCGGATGGAGGCAGTGGCGTCCCCACCGTCCTCGAAGGCCCGGCCCTCACGCGTGGCCTCTTCAGCACCAAGCCCGGCGGCAGTGGCCTGGGCCTGCCCATCTCCCAGAAAATCGTCCACGAGCACGGCGGCAGCCTGCGCCTGGAGCCCGCGCCCGGAGGCGGTACGCTCGCGCGTGTGGAACTGCCCCTCACCCCGCCTCCGTCCCCATGAAGCCCGGTCCTCGCATCCTCATCGTCGATGACGACTCTGGCGTCCTCAGGGCCCTGCGCGGACTGCTGAGTGATGAGGGCTTCACGCCCGTGGAGGCCCGCTCCGCGGCGGAGGCCTCCCAGTTGCTCGACGCGCCCGAAGGTCCCCCGGCGATGATGCTGCTCGACCTGCGCATGCCGGGCGAGACGGGCCTGGAGCTGCTCGCGCGCCTGCCCCGGCCCTTCCCCGCGCCCGTGGTGGTGCTGTCCGGAGAGGCGTCGCCCGCCGAGGCCGTGCAGGCGCTGCGGCTGGGCGCGACGGACTTCGTGGAGAAGCCGCCCTCCCCCGAGCGGCTGCTCACCGCCGTGCGAAACGCACTGGCACTGGGCTCGCTCCAGGAAGAGCGCGAGCGGCTGCTGGACGCACTGGCCCGCCCCGGGCACCTGGTGGGTGACAGCGCTGGCATGGCGTCACTGCGCCAACTCATCGCGCGCGTGGGCCCCAGCGACACCGCCATCCTCATCACCGGCGAGACGGGCACGGGCAAGGAACGCGTGGCGCGAGCGCTGCACCTCGCTTCGGGACGCAAGGGCCGGCTCGTCGCCGTCAACTGCGCGGCCATTCCCTCCACCCTGCTGGAGAGCGAGCTGTTCGGCCACGAGAAGGGCGCGTTCTCCGGTGCGCTGTCGCGGCGCGCGGGCCGCATCGAACAGGCGCACGGCGGCACGCTGTTCCTCGACGAACTGGGCGACATGCCCCTGGAGCTCCAGGCCAAGCTGCTGCGCGTCCTGGAGACGAAGGAAGTGGAGCGGCTGGGCGGCAGCCTGCCCGTGCCGGTGGATGCGCGCGTCGTCACGGCCACGCACCAGGACCTCGCCCGCGCGGTGAAGGAGGGCCGCTTCCGGCAGGACCTCTACTTCCGCCTCAACGTGATGCCTCTCCAGGTGCCGCCCCTGCGCGAGCGGCCGGAGGACCTGCTCCCCCTGGCCCGCGCCTTCGCGGCGGAGTTCGCGGGGCCGCAGGTGCCACTGGTGCTCGCGCCCGGCGCGGAGACCTCGCTGCGCGCCTATGCGTGGCCGGGCAACGTGCGCGAACTGCGCAACCTCATCGAGCGCCTCAACCTGCTCCGGGGTGAGGGCCCGCTCACCCTGGGCCCGGAGCTCGTCTCCGCGCCCCAGGCCACCGCCGCGGCCAGCCGCCCCTCCCTGGGACAAAAGAGCTACCGAGAGCACGTGGAGGACTTCGAGCGCGAGCTCATCCGCGCGGCGCTCCAGGAAGGCGAAAGCATCGCCGGGGCCGCGCGGCTGCTGCAGGTCGACCGGGGCAACCTCTACCGGCGCATCAAGGCGCTCGGACTCCCTGTCACCTGAAGCCCCGCGGGAGTGCAGCTGCTCTGCCCCCGATTTTCGGACCGGCCGCAACCACGGCCCCAGTACCGAAAGCGCCCCCATGCCTCCAGGTGGATGCCGGACGGCCGCACGCAATCGCCGCTGGCGATGTCAGTACTACATCACGACTCGACATCCGGATGTCTCCATGACATCGGCCTGACTGCTCGGCCCTCGTTCTTTCAGGCACTTGCCCGACGCCTCTGGGTGGAACGGCCCGTGCTCTCCCTTCGTGCATGAACCGCTTCGCGCTCCTCATTTGTCTCCTCCCCGCGCTCGCAGTCGCGCAGCCAGCCCCTGCACCTGAGCCACGCTCCGACGCGCCCTCATCCGCGGAAGCCGCTCCGTCGCAAGGTGAAACGGGAAACAACCCGCAGTCAGAGCGTGCGGAAGGCGCAACCACTGCCACGGACAACCAGGAGGCTGGCGGCAAGCCACGCTCCCCCACGACCGACGCCCGAGGCG
It includes:
- a CDS encoding sigma-54-dependent transcriptional regulator encodes the protein MKPGPRILIVDDDSGVLRALRGLLSDEGFTPVEARSAAEASQLLDAPEGPPAMMLLDLRMPGETGLELLARLPRPFPAPVVVLSGEASPAEAVQALRLGATDFVEKPPSPERLLTAVRNALALGSLQEERERLLDALARPGHLVGDSAGMASLRQLIARVGPSDTAILITGETGTGKERVARALHLASGRKGRLVAVNCAAIPSTLLESELFGHEKGAFSGALSRRAGRIEQAHGGTLFLDELGDMPLELQAKLLRVLETKEVERLGGSLPVPVDARVVTATHQDLARAVKEGRFRQDLYFRLNVMPLQVPPLRERPEDLLPLARAFAAEFAGPQVPLVLAPGAETSLRAYAWPGNVRELRNLIERLNLLRGEGPLTLGPELVSAPQATAAASRPSLGQKSYREHVEDFERELIRAALQEGESIAGAARLLQVDRGNLYRRIKALGLPVT
- a CDS encoding sensor histidine kinase, which gives rise to MNRPMHAAAPTEAPTHGDRVGLEHAADLPLPPPRFRRRLLAVMLLAGWVPLVLLGVLAQAALERVLSVSIAPVEGVLEEVASELARRELPQDSLNEARLNLAQAELARRALVRRVPAFITALILISGAALTVAAVLLGRALTRPVRTLTEGMWAYARGDLSVRLATPEPPRDELQFLLGQFNRMGQELLSQRERLKSAEQIAAWQDVARALAHELKNPLTAMKLSLARLNRTDASTPHDTTRITEAVALLQEEVDLLMRMTQSFSTFARLPAPRFQDVPLRPLLAEVCTLYAGTSPVPVELRPGAEATLRADPDGLRRLFGNLVKNATEASSASAAPVHVTLESPQPGTVCVTVADGGSGVPTVLEGPALTRGLFSTKPGGSGLGLPISQKIVHEHGGSLRLEPAPGGGTLARVELPLTPPPSP